A region from the Leptospirillum ferriphilum ML-04 genome encodes:
- a CDS encoding glutaredoxin family protein — MAKVSVLYADWCSSCPATKSFWKSLRNDIPFQYEEINIDSERGKELAQRHSIQSVPTTLVNGRVYFVGKPEKTRAIHLLKTLK, encoded by the coding sequence ATGGCCAAGGTTTCGGTCCTCTATGCCGACTGGTGTTCAAGTTGTCCGGCAACAAAATCTTTCTGGAAATCCCTGAGAAACGATATTCCCTTTCAGTATGAGGAAATCAACATCGATTCCGAACGGGGAAAAGAACTGGCTCAACGTCACTCCATTCAGTCGGTTCCGACCACCCTTGTCAACGGAAGGGTGTATTTTGTCGGCAAGCCTGAAAAAACCCGGGCCATTCATCTCCTGAAAACGCTTAAGTAA
- a CDS encoding Rid family detoxifying hydrolase, with product MNSDHQGAGFPKPVGPYSIFREAEGWIFLSGQIGLDPSTGKIVEGGVEAETRRILSNMEGIFLQAGIGWENCLKMTIYLVDMQDFEKVNEVYGRTLREPFPARSTVGVSALPKGARIEMEAIARKPAP from the coding sequence TTGAATTCTGATCATCAGGGGGCGGGGTTTCCCAAGCCGGTTGGTCCATATTCGATTTTCCGTGAGGCGGAGGGATGGATCTTCCTGTCGGGGCAGATTGGGCTGGATCCGTCCACGGGAAAGATCGTCGAAGGGGGTGTGGAAGCGGAAACCCGGCGGATTTTGTCCAACATGGAGGGTATTTTTTTGCAAGCGGGCATCGGTTGGGAAAACTGCCTGAAAATGACAATTTATCTGGTTGATATGCAAGATTTTGAGAAGGTCAATGAAGTTTATGGAAGAACTTTAAGGGAGCCGTTTCCCGCCCGGTCGACTGTGGGAGTGAGTGCCTTGCCGAAAGGGGCCAGGATCGAAATGGAAGCGATCGCGAGAAAGCCGGCTCCCTAG
- the rpmB gene encoding 50S ribosomal protein L28, whose translation MADSCAVCGKTKVVGNQISHSHRVTKRIFKPNLQNVRALVNGQARRIRVCTRCIRSGSIKKAL comes from the coding sequence GTGGCAGATTCATGTGCAGTATGTGGGAAAACGAAAGTCGTTGGCAACCAGATCAGCCATTCCCACCGGGTAACCAAAAGAATTTTCAAGCCCAACCTTCAGAATGTCCGTGCTCTGGTGAATGGCCAGGCAAGACGCATACGCGTTTGTACCCGTTGCATCCGCTCCGGGAGCATCAAAAAAGCGCTCTGA
- the recG gene encoding ATP-dependent DNA helicase RecG: MDKPVLSLVSPLHVVPDIGKKRAEKLELAGYRTVLDLLYCFPFRYEDRRAAPSIRQLVTGKPSGFVARVRDIRKKALRNFRVPVIEADLEDGSGEVRAVWFGQEYLLKTLPPGSMGFFYGKPEISDYDGLLTLRSPVVEKMDEEKKGQKSFHVNRIVPVYHESHGLSSSFFRKTIGVVLTALWGNVFEPLPHAVLTSLGIMGWFPSIVGMHFPRTLPVEGDIDSLLLPEYPPRRRFIFEELFFLEFLMGYKKKEIRLSSRSRNRQTPDNAETAFSESLPYVLTEAQKRACREIASDMSKSSPMNRLLLGDVGSGKTVVAAWGVYLSFRGGMQSALMAPTEVLAQQHYASITSLLKPHGIRIALLTQSVKKSEKRALMEAVHRGDVDCVVGTHALIQDSLVFSSLGYIVVDEQHKFGVEQRKTLIQKGENPDVLVMTATPIPRSLALSYFGDLDLSVLDERPPGRQPVKTEIVTKNRRECFWDESVAPALDRGEQVFVVYPLIEESQEENIRDATSMFAVLSQKWPSVSTGLLTGKMPWEEKAAVMEAFRSGKIRLLVSTTVVEVGVDIPGATVMVVENAERFGLAQLHQLRGRIGRGSLPGTCYLIPGPDASRESVGRLEILVRTEDGFTVAEEDLRLRGPGEFIGTRQSGLPMFQVASLVRDVDILLLAREQASMFLEPSSGELVEHSWEWTTLMNFIQNRYPGVQEWLMIR; encoded by the coding sequence ATGGATAAGCCCGTTCTCTCTCTCGTCTCTCCCTTGCATGTCGTTCCCGATATCGGGAAGAAGAGAGCCGAAAAACTGGAATTGGCAGGGTATCGGACCGTCCTCGATCTCCTCTACTGTTTTCCGTTTCGGTACGAAGACCGTCGGGCCGCTCCATCGATTCGGCAGCTTGTCACGGGAAAACCGTCCGGATTTGTGGCACGGGTCAGGGACATCCGGAAGAAAGCTCTGCGGAATTTTCGGGTTCCTGTGATTGAGGCGGACCTCGAAGACGGTTCGGGAGAAGTCCGGGCTGTCTGGTTCGGTCAGGAGTATTTGCTCAAGACTTTGCCCCCCGGATCCATGGGATTCTTTTATGGCAAGCCTGAAATCTCGGACTACGACGGCCTTTTGACGCTTCGGTCTCCCGTCGTTGAGAAAATGGATGAAGAGAAGAAGGGGCAAAAAAGCTTTCATGTCAACCGGATTGTGCCGGTCTATCATGAATCCCATGGCCTCTCCTCGTCCTTCTTTCGTAAAACCATCGGAGTTGTTCTGACAGCTCTCTGGGGGAATGTTTTCGAGCCATTGCCGCATGCGGTTCTCACCAGTCTTGGGATCATGGGGTGGTTCCCGTCGATTGTCGGGATGCACTTTCCCAGGACTCTTCCCGTGGAGGGAGACATCGATTCCCTCCTCCTCCCCGAATATCCTCCCCGCAGGCGCTTTATTTTTGAGGAGCTTTTTTTCCTTGAGTTTCTGATGGGGTACAAGAAGAAAGAAATCCGGCTCTCTTCCCGTTCCCGGAACCGGCAGACGCCCGACAACGCAGAAACGGCATTTAGCGAAAGTCTTCCGTATGTTCTGACGGAAGCACAGAAGCGAGCCTGTCGGGAGATCGCTTCGGATATGTCAAAGTCTTCTCCCATGAATCGCCTTCTTCTCGGGGATGTCGGCTCTGGAAAGACTGTTGTCGCGGCCTGGGGTGTCTATCTGTCTTTTCGCGGGGGGATGCAGTCCGCCCTGATGGCACCAACGGAGGTTCTGGCGCAGCAACACTATGCTTCGATCACTTCCCTCCTGAAGCCGCACGGTATCCGGATCGCCCTTTTGACACAGTCTGTGAAAAAATCGGAGAAACGGGCCCTGATGGAAGCCGTGCACCGGGGTGACGTGGATTGTGTCGTCGGAACCCATGCCCTGATCCAGGATTCCCTTGTTTTTTCCTCTCTTGGATATATCGTCGTGGATGAGCAGCACAAGTTTGGTGTTGAGCAAAGGAAAACTCTTATCCAGAAAGGGGAAAATCCCGATGTTCTCGTGATGACCGCGACACCGATCCCGCGTTCCCTTGCCCTTTCCTACTTTGGAGATCTGGACCTCTCTGTTCTGGATGAACGACCTCCCGGAAGGCAACCGGTGAAGACGGAAATTGTCACAAAAAACCGCAGGGAGTGTTTTTGGGACGAATCTGTCGCTCCGGCTCTTGACAGGGGTGAACAGGTGTTCGTCGTCTATCCTCTCATTGAAGAATCCCAAGAGGAAAATATCCGGGATGCCACTTCCATGTTCGCTGTCCTTTCGCAGAAATGGCCTTCTGTATCGACAGGGCTTTTGACGGGAAAAATGCCATGGGAGGAAAAAGCGGCCGTCATGGAAGCTTTTCGGTCGGGCAAAATTCGCCTTCTGGTATCGACGACAGTTGTGGAAGTCGGAGTGGACATTCCGGGCGCGACAGTCATGGTCGTGGAAAACGCCGAACGGTTTGGACTGGCACAGCTCCATCAATTACGGGGAAGAATCGGGCGGGGAAGTTTGCCGGGTACCTGCTATCTGATTCCCGGACCCGACGCCTCGCGGGAATCCGTCGGGCGTCTTGAAATACTCGTCCGGACAGAGGATGGGTTTACGGTAGCCGAAGAAGATCTCCGTCTCAGGGGACCGGGAGAGTTTATCGGGACCCGACAATCCGGTTTGCCGATGTTTCAGGTGGCCAGTCTTGTTCGGGATGTCGACATCTTGCTTCTGGCTCGCGAACAGGCTTCAATGTTTCTTGAGCCGTCGTCCGGAGAACTGGTTGAACATTCCTGGGAATGGACGACGCTGATGAACTTTATCCAGAATCGCTATCCGGGAGTCCAGGAATGGCTCATGATCCGTTAA
- a CDS encoding Ppx/GppA phosphatase family protein — MCVIDVGTNSVRMMVARSSGQRIQEVLFTEGRITRLGEGLKQTGTISPGPLERTVRVLNDFLERGRAFAPERIRIVATSAVRQSSNRDAVVKEVLQRTGVPMEVIDGETEARLTYLGALQDMEGLTPPYLVLDIGGGSTELIFGESRQDCLKAFSIEVGVVTLTEGFLRGNPPSRKEISEAEAFVRRSLQPVFSQLLPYVTSSITTVGTAGSVTTLLAMALGMKVYNPSLIHRKGLSRGTVQDLFDELSGKTLEARLQIPGVEKGREDIIFAGALILLSVMHALSQAGLVVSDSGLREGVLLQTAGETLF; from the coding sequence GTGTGTGTCATTGACGTAGGGACCAACTCCGTCCGGATGATGGTCGCCAGGAGTTCCGGTCAGAGGATTCAGGAGGTTCTCTTTACGGAGGGGCGCATCACGCGTTTGGGGGAGGGGTTAAAACAAACCGGCACGATCAGCCCCGGTCCCCTGGAGAGAACCGTCCGTGTCCTGAATGACTTTCTGGAGAGAGGCAGGGCGTTTGCTCCGGAAAGAATTCGGATTGTGGCGACGAGCGCTGTCCGCCAATCTTCCAATCGCGATGCGGTTGTGAAGGAAGTCCTGCAAAGGACAGGCGTTCCGATGGAGGTGATCGACGGAGAGACGGAAGCCCGTCTGACCTATCTTGGCGCGCTTCAGGACATGGAGGGGTTGACTCCCCCGTATCTCGTCCTGGATATCGGAGGAGGGTCGACGGAACTGATCTTTGGAGAGTCCCGCCAGGATTGTTTGAAGGCTTTTTCCATCGAAGTGGGAGTCGTGACCTTGACGGAAGGGTTCTTGCGGGGGAACCCGCCTTCCCGGAAGGAAATTTCGGAAGCAGAGGCCTTTGTCCGGAGATCCCTCCAACCGGTTTTTTCCCAGCTTCTTCCCTATGTGACATCGAGCATCACGACCGTAGGAACGGCTGGCAGTGTCACCACGCTCCTTGCGATGGCTCTGGGGATGAAAGTTTACAATCCTTCGCTGATTCACCGAAAGGGACTGTCAAGGGGGACCGTTCAGGATCTGTTTGATGAGCTTTCCGGAAAGACCCTGGAAGCGAGGCTTCAGATCCCCGGGGTTGAAAAAGGGAGGGAGGACATTATTTTCGCAGGAGCGCTCATCCTGCTTTCGGTGATGCACGCGCTTTCACAGGCAGGACTCGTCGTTTCCGATTCCGGGCTGCGGGAAGGTGTTCTTCTTCAGACCGCTGGAGAAACGCTCTTCTGA